The genomic DNA TCACCGGACCTCTGGCGCCTGTCCAGCTCACAACTCGGCAGGCTGCTTTCCTCGATACACTCGAGCAGCGGACTTTCAACTGGTACTGGGAGCGCAGCAATTCACGCACTGGACTCACACCTGATCGCTGGCCAACCAAAAGCTTCTCGAGTGTTGCTGCAATCGGCTTCGCTCTTACCGCGTATCCGATTGGAATCGAGCGTGGTTATATCACGCGGGCGGCCGGCGCCGAGCGAGTTCTCAATACGCTGAGGTTCATGTACAACGCCCCCCAGGGTCCACAGGCGAGCGGCGTCACGGGTTACAAGGGATTCTTCTACCATTTCCTCGACATGGAAACGGGGCACCGCTTCGAGACAGTGGAGCTCTCTACCATAGATACATCCCTGCTCCTCGCCGGCGTTCTCTTCTGTCAGTCCTACTTCACCAACCCAGACGCGGCCGAGTCTGCAATCCGCGCCTATGCAGATTCGCTTTATCTGCGCGTGGATTGGCAATGGATTCGTCCCAAAGCGCCGTTCGTGAGCATGGGATGGCACCCGGAAAAAGGATTCATCGACTACGACTGGCATGGCTTGAACGAGGGGATAATCCTCAACATCCTCGCCCTCGGCTCTCCTACTCATCCAATCGAGCCCGCCGCGTGGACGGCATACACGAGCACGTACAAGTGGGCTGACTTCTACGGATTCCAGCATGTGAACTTCGCCCCGGTCTTCGGACACCAGTACTCGCACATCTGGATCGACTTCCGTGGTATCAAGGACGAGTACATGCGCGGCAAGGGAATCGACTACTTCGAGAATTCCCGGCGCGCGACCTACTCACAGCGCGCATACGCCATCGCAAACCCCGACGGATGGAAAGATTACGGACCAGACATCTGGGGGCTCTCCGCGTACGACGGGCCCCACGATACGACGATCGTCATCCTCGGGAAGCCGAGAAAGTTTTTTACCTACGCTGCGCGCGGTGCGGCTGCCGGCGAGATTCGCGACGACGGAACACTCGGGCCAACGGCGGCTGGTGGGTCCATTGCGTTCACACCTGAAGTCGCCATTCCCGCACTCATCAGAATGAGAGAGAA from Gemmatimonadaceae bacterium includes the following:
- a CDS encoding glucoamylase family protein; translation: MRLRTAFACALLPPVFLLSACSWNATITGPLAPVQLTTRQAAFLDTLEQRTFNWYWERSNSRTGLTPDRWPTKSFSSVAAIGFALTAYPIGIERGYITRAAGAERVLNTLRFMYNAPQGPQASGVTGYKGFFYHFLDMETGHRFETVELSTIDTSLLLAGVLFCQSYFTNPDAAESAIRAYADSLYLRVDWQWIRPKAPFVSMGWHPEKGFIDYDWHGLNEGIILNILALGSPTHPIEPAAWTAYTSTYKWADFYGFQHVNFAPVFGHQYSHIWIDFRGIKDEYMRGKGIDYFENSRRATYSQRAYAIANPDGWKDYGPDIWGLSAYDGPHDTTIVILGKPRKFFTYAARGAAAGEIRDDGTLGPTAAGGSIAFTPEVAIPALIRMREKYGDDLFAAYGFLDSFNPTFDVDIKPHHGKVVRGIGWFDTDYLGIDQGPIIAMIENYRSQLVWKTMRKNPYIVSGLRKAGFSGGWLEQ